From the genome of Palaemon carinicauda isolate YSFRI2023 chromosome 6, ASM3689809v2, whole genome shotgun sequence, one region includes:
- the LOC137641990 gene encoding ATP-dependent RNA helicase glh-2-like, which translates to MKGLQVLFVCCLAAVAFANDKNNGGNKRFFGGLNQGFGGGLNQGFGGVNSGFGGISGGHGGGFGGINPGFGGGFGVGASQTCRRWCRTPEGQAYCCESNNEPETLPFVKPGQCPPVRPQCPPVRSFAPPQTCSNDSKCGGVDKCCFDRCLEEHVCKPPVGSGGFGGFGFGR; encoded by the exons ATGAAG GGACTTCAGGTTTTATTCGTGTGCTGTCTGGCGGCTGTTGCCTttgcaaatgataaaaataatggagGAAATAAACGATTCTTTGGAGGATTAAACCAAGGTTTCGGCGGAGGATTGAACCAAGGATTTGGTGGTGTAAACTCAGGATTTGGAGGTATAAGTGGGGGACATGGAGGTGGTTTTGGAGGAATCAACCCAGGCTTTGGAGGGGGCTTTGGAGTGGGTGCTTCTCAGACGTGCAGACGTTGGTGCCGAACTCCCGAGGGACAGGCCTACTGCTGTGAGAGCAACAACGAGCCTGAAACCCTTCCCTTCGTCAAGCCAGGTCAATGCCCTCCCGTAAGACCTCAGTGCCCACCCGTCAGGAGCTTTGCCCCTCCACAGACATGCTCCAATGACAGCAAGTGCGGAGGCGTCGACAAGTGCTGCTTCGACAGGTGTCTCGAGGAACACGTCTGCAAACCCCCTGTTGGATCTGGAGGCTTCGGTGGATTCGGGTTTGGAAGATAA
- the LOC137641991 gene encoding uncharacterized protein, giving the protein MARSILLVTLMVVFVACLASAYPTFGNPGIGGVGIGHPGIGQPGFGNAGIGGSPYTNAFGGPCRYWNQDPTTLKYFCTERPDQTFPGLF; this is encoded by the exons ATG GCTCGTTCAATCCTTTTGGTCACCCTCATGGTGGTGTTTGTCGCCTGCTTGGCTTCTGCTTACCCGACCTTCGGTAATCCTGGAATAGGAGGAGTAGGAATTGGACATCCTGGAATTGGACAACCTGGATTCGGCAATGCTGGCA TTGGAGGAAGTCCTTACACCAACGCCTTCGGTGGTCCCTGCCGTTACTGGAACCAAGACCCGACTACCCTGAAATACTTCTGCACTGAAAGACCCGACCAGACCTTTCCAGGACTCTTTTAA
- the LOC137642467 gene encoding ATP-dependent RNA helicase glh-2-like isoform X3, which translates to MKGLKVLFVCCLASVAFANDKNNGGNKRFFGGLNQGFGGSNQGFGGGFGGISGGHGGGFGGINPGFGGGFGGGASQTCRRWCRTPEGQAYCCESNNEPETLPFVKPGQCPPVRPQCPPVRSFAPPQTCSNDSKCGGVDKCCFDRCLEEHVCKPPVGSGGFGGFGFGR; encoded by the exons ATGAAG GGGCTTAAGGTTTTATTCGTCTGCTGTCTGGCATCTGTTGCCTttgcaaatgataaaaataatggagGAAATAAACGATTCTTTGGAGGATTAAATCAAGGTTTCGGTGGCAGTAATCAAGGATTTGGTGGTGGGTTTGGTGGTATTAGTGGAGGACATGGAGGCGGCTTTGGAGGAATCAACCCAGGCTTTGGAGGGGGCTTTGGAGGTGGTGCTTCCCAGACGTGCAGACGTTGGTGCCGAACTCCCGAGGGACAGGCCTACTGCTGCGAGAGCAACAACGAGCCTGAAACCCTTCCCTTCGTCAAGCCAGGTCAATGCCCTCCCGTAAGACCTCAGTGCCCACCCGTCAGGAGCTTTGCCCCTCCACAGACATGCTCCAATGACAGCAAGTGCGGAGGTGTCGACAAGTGCTGCTTCGACAGGTGTCTCGAGGAACACGTCTGCAAACCCCCTGTTGGATCTGGAGGCTTCGGTGGATTCGGTTTTGGAAGATAA
- the LOC137642468 gene encoding ATP-dependent RNA helicase glh-1-like: protein MKGLQLLYVCCLAAVAFANDKNSGGNKRFFGGLNQGFGGGLNQGFGGGFGGISGGHGGSFGGINPGFGGGFGGGASQTCRRWCRTPEGQAYCCESNNEPETLPFVKPGQCPPVRPQCPPVRSFAPPQTCSNDSKCGGVDKCCFDRCLEEHVCKPPVGSGGFGGFGFGR, encoded by the exons ATGAAG gGACTTCAGCTTTTATACGTCTGCTGTCTGGCAGCTGTTGCCTTCGcaaatgataaaaatagtggaGGAAATAAACGATTCTTTGGAGGATTAAACCAAGGTTTCGGCGGAGGATTGAACCAAGGATTTGGTGGTGGTTTTGGAGGAATCAGTGGAGGCCATGGAGGTAGCTTTGGAGGAATCAACCCTGGCTTTGGAGGGGGCTTTGGAGGAGGTGCTTCCCAGACGTGCAGACGTTGGTGCCGAACTCCCGAGGGACAGGCCTACTGCTGCGAGAGCAACAACGAGCCTGAAACCCTTCCCTTCGTCAAGCCAGGTCAATGCCCTCCCGTAAGACCTCAGTGCCCACCCGTCAGGAGCTTTGCCCCTCCACAGACATGCTCCAATGACAGCAAGTGCGGAGGCGTCGACAAGTGCTGCTTCGACAGGTGTCTCGAGGAACACGTTTGCAAACCCCCTGTGGGATCTGGAGGCTTCGGAGGATTCGGTTTTGGAAGATAA
- the LOC137641992 gene encoding uncharacterized protein, with product MKGLQLIFVCCLAAVAFANDGGNKRFFGGLNQAFGGGFGGISGGHGGGFGGINPGFGGGASQTCRRWCRTPEGQAYCCESNNEPETLPFVKPGQCPPVRPQCPPVRSFAPPQTCSNDSKCGGVDKCCFDRCLEEHVCKPPVGSGGFGGFGFGR from the exons ATGAAG ggACTTCAGCTTATTTTCGTCTGCTGTCTGGCAGCTGTTGCCTTTGCAAATGATGGAGGAAATAAACGATTCTTTGGAGGATTAAACCAAGCAtttggaggaggatttggaggtaTCAGTGGAGGACATGGTGGTGGCTTTGGAGGAATCAACCCAGGCTTTGGAGGGGGTGCTTCCCAGACGTGCAGACGTTGGTGCCGAACTCCCGAGGGACAGGCCTACTGCTGCGAGAGCAACAACGAGCCCGAAACCCTTCCCTTCGTCAAGCCAGGTCAATGCCCTCCCGTAAGACCTCAGTGCCCACCCGTCAGGAGCTTTGCCCCTCCACAGACATGCTCCAATGACAGCAAATGCGGAGGCGTCGACAAGTGCTGCTTCGACAGGTGTCTTGAGGAACACGTTTGCAAACCACCTGTTGGATCAGGAGGCTTCGGAGGATTCGGTTTTGGAAGATAA
- the LOC137641994 gene encoding uncharacterized protein, giving the protein MARSILLVTLMVVFVACLASAYPTFGNPGLGGVGIGHPGIGQPGFGNAGIGESPYTNAFGGPCRYWNQDPTTLKYFCTERPDQTFPGLF; this is encoded by the exons ATG GCTCGTTCAATCCTTTTGGTCACCCTCATGGTGGTGTTTGTCGCCTGTTTGGCTTCTGCTTACCCGACCTTCGGTAATCCTGGATTAGGAGGAGTAGGAATTGGACATCCTGGAATTGGACAACCTGGATTCGGCAATGCTGGCA TTGGAGAAAGTCCTTACACCAACGCCTTCGGGGGTCCCTGCCGTTACTGGAACCAAGACCCGACTACCCTGAAATACTTCTGCACCGAAAGACCCGACCAGACCTTCCCAGGACTCTTCTAA
- the LOC137641995 gene encoding ATP-dependent RNA helicase glh-2-like, whose amino-acid sequence MKGLQVLFVCCLTALAFANDKNNGGNKRFFGGLNQGFGGSNQGFGGGFGGISGGHVGGFGGGHGGGFGGINPGFGGGFGGGASQTCRRWCRTPEGQAYCCESNNEPETLPFVKPGQCPPVRPQCPPVRSFAPPQTCSNDSKCGGVDKCCFDRCLEEHVCKPPVGSGGFGGFGFGR is encoded by the exons ATGAAG GGACTTCAGGTTTTATTCGTCTGCTGTCTGACAGCTCTTGCCTttgcaaatgataaaaataatggagGAAATAAACGATTCTTTGGAGGATTAAATCAAGGTTTCGGTGGCAGTAATCAAGGATTTGGTGGGGGTTTTGGAGGTATCAGTGGAGGCCATGTCGGGGGCTTTGGAGGAGGACATGGAGGTGGCTTTGGAGGAATCAACCCAGGCTTTGGAGGGGGCTTTGGAGGTGGTGCTTCTCAGACGTGCAGACGTTGGTGCCGAACTCCCGAGGGACAGGCCTACTGCTGCGAGAGCAACAACGAGCCTGAAACCCTTCCCTTCGTCAAGCCAGGTCAATGCCCTCCCGTAAGACCTCAGTGCCCACCCGTCAGGAGCTTTGCCCCTCCACAGACATGCTCCAATGACAGCAAGTGCGGAGGCGTCGACAAGTGCTGCTTCGACAGGTGTCTCGAGGAACACGTTTGCAAACCCCCTGTTGGATCTGGAGGCTTCGGTGGATTCGGTTTTGGAAGATAA
- the LOC137642000 gene encoding uncharacterized protein, with the protein MKGLQLLFVCCLAAVAFANDKNNGGNKRFFGGLNQAFGGGLNQAFSGGFGGISGGHGGGFGGINPGFGGGFGGGASQTCRRWCRTPEGQAYCCESNNEPETLPFVKPGQCPPVRPQCPPVRSFAPPQTCSNDSKCGGVDKCCFDRCLEEHVCKPPVGSGGFGGFGFGR; encoded by the exons ATGAAG gGACTTCAACTTTTATTCGTCTGCTGTCTAGCAGCTGTTGCCTttgcaaatgataaaaataatggagGAAATAAACGATTCTTTGGAGGATTAAACCAAGCTTTCGGTGGAGGATTGAACCAAGCATTTAGTGGTGGTTTTGGAGGAATCAGTGGAGGCCATGGAGGTGGCTTTGGAGGAATCAACCCAGGCTTTGGAGGGGGCTTTGGAGGCGGTGCTTCCCAGACGTGCAGACGTTGGTGCCGAACTCCCGAGGGACAGGCCTACTGCTGCGAGAGCAACAACGAGCCTGAAACCCTTCCCTTCGTAAAGCCAGGTCAATGCCCTCCCGTAAGACCTCAGTGCCCACCCGTCAGGAGCTTTGCCCCTCCACAGACATGCTCCAATGACAGCAAGTGCGGAGGCGTCGACAAGTGCTGCTTCGACAGGTGTCTCGAGGAACACGTTTGCAAACCCCCTGTTGGATCTGGAGGCTTCGGAGGATTCGGTTTTGGAAGATAA